A stretch of the Helicoverpa armigera isolate CAAS_96S chromosome 5, ASM3070526v1, whole genome shotgun sequence genome encodes the following:
- the LOC110379648 gene encoding zinc finger protein 665 yields MSEQKKNINCRVCLRYDLKGQKCFSLFENYNNSLIFEKIKYVADVQIREGDGLPSTICPDCLLQLETALVFKQKCETSNKILLSVLKQPSKICKVAFRPVPVKKEAEIVLDNAAQDPSQVHSRIGAISKTLERSTNEVAEIPTDVQPVHEVPITCQTKFLTISPLPLKCEELRQPADREFETVHLKLEHNTHEIHNEVPVAEPFENEGSIDEPSDSELVIDTDNNGGIDSEDHDEPENKQPETQGTVKKSKARDLKLICDDCGGSFRSKCKLAVHWKKVHQPEKLICPHCKRIFKSFKAYHVHAKKNTRSCYVATLVNIEGLGSDRIYHCRDCDYKTRNIKDIDAHLVTHSGDRRFQCKDCSKCFTQHASLQGHRESQHNDYKVEATCHYCGLFIKGRNKLYKHLRIHEPKSVKCEVCQKIFKSHSNLSNHMKRHNGVRGYTCEHCSANFFTMSELCNHRKKVHYKSKTFKCDLCEYSLYTAVTLKLHRAKHTHNNVVCLLCGMFLESAEKLALHQRNHNEKNFACQQCDKSFYRRDSLRRHILQKHGPPKREEPVHMKVVKIKQEFSADHRFDNVITLSPILS; encoded by the coding sequence atgagtgAGCAAAAGAAGAACATTAACTGTCGTGTTTGTTTGCGATATGACTTAAAAGGACAGAAATGTTTCTCCTTGTTCGAAAACTACAATAACTCTTTGATATTTGAGAAAATTAAGTATGTAGCCGACGTTCAAATAAGGGAAGGCGATGGCCTTCCGAGCACAATATGTCCAGACTGTTTATTGCAATTAGAAACAGCACTAGTgttcaaacaaaaatgtgaGACCTCAAACAAAATCTTGCTGAGTGTCCTCAAACAACCGTCTAAAATTTGCAAGGTAGCCTTCAGACCTGTTCCAGTTAAAAAAGAAGCAGAAATAGTATTGGATAATGCAGCACAGGATCCCAGCCAAGTTCATAGTCGCATAGGTGCAATATCAAAAACACTTGAAAGATCAACAAATGAGGTAGCGGAAATTCCCACTGATGTACAGCCCGTACATGAAGTACCTATAACTTGTCAAACGAAATTTTTAACTATTTCACCCCTACCTCTCAAATGCGAAGAACTAAGACAACCCGCTGACCGAGAATTTGAAACTGTTCATCTGAAACTTGAACATAATACTCATGAAATACACAATGAAGTCCCAGTAGCTGAACCATTTGAAAATGAAGGATCCATTGATGAACCGTCTGACAGTGAACTGGTTATTGATACTGATAACAATGGAGGAATTGACAGCGAAGATCACGATGAACCTGAAAATAAACAGCCAGAGACTCAAGGAACAGTAAAAAAGAGCAAAGCTAGAGATCTTAAATTAATATGTGATGATTGCGGAGGAAGCTTCAGAAGTAAATGCAAGTTAGCCGTCCACTGGAAGAAAGTTCACCAGCCTGAAAAGTTAATTTGTCCGCACTGCAAAAGAATCTTCAAATCTTTCAAAGCATACCATGTGCATGCCAAGAAGAATACAAGAAGCTGCTATGTTGCTACTCTAGTAAACATTGAAGGTTTGGGCAGCGATAGGATATATCACTGCAGGGACTGTGATTATAAAACTAGAAATATTAAGGATATAGATGCCCATTTGGTTACACACAGCGGAGACAGACGGTTTCAATGTAAAGATTGTTCAAAATGTTTCACACAGCATGCATCACTACAAGGGCATAGGGAATCACAGCACAATGACTATAAAGTTGAAGCAACATGTCATTACTGTGGTCTATTCATAAAAGGACGCAATAAACTCTACAAGCACTTACGAATACATGAGCCAAAGTCGGTTAAATGCGAAGTTTGTCAAAAGATATTCAAAAGTCATTCGAATTTATCTAATCATATGAAGAGACACAATGGCGTCAGAGGCTACACGTGTGAACATTGTTCTGCAAACTTTTTCACGATGTCCGAGCTCTGTAACCATAGAAAAAAGGTGCATTATAAGTCGAAAACATTTAAATGTGACTTATGTGAATATTCTTTGTATACAGCTGTTACACTGAAACTGCACAGGGCAAAGCACACGCATAACAATGTAGTGTGTTTACTGTGTGGCATGTTTTTGGAAAGTGCCGAGAAGTTAGCTCTTCACCAGAGAAACCACAATGAAAAGAACTTCGCCTGTCAACAATGTGATAAAAGCTTCTACCGTAGAGATTCACTGAGGAGGCACATTTTACAGAAACATGGGCCACCAAAAAGAGAAGAACCAGTGCATATGAAAGTTGTAAAGATCAAACAAGAGTTTTCTGCAGACCATAGGTTTGATAATGTCATTACATTGTCACCTATTTTGTCATAA